The Desulfococcus multivorans DNA window CCTCAAATTTCAAGGAACAGCTCACCCTCAGTCGACATAGTTGATGGAGCCCTTTGGGGTGCGCTTCCCCAAAGTGAACTTATTCTCAGCCGCAGCATGTCCCACGATGACCGCTTCGCCCTTTTTTAATATCCCCGATCTTTCGGCTGAAGCGACTTTTTGCGCTCTATCGATAGCGTATATTCGAGTCTCATTCCCGCATTTCCAATCCTTCAACCAGTGAGCTGTACTTCTCGTGAATCATCTTTTGATCGAACGCCAGGAACTCCGCCAGCATGGCCTGGTCCTCTTCATCGGTGAAATAGGCCCTCGATGACGGGAAAAACACCTTGTCTTCCTTCTCGATATGTTTTGGGTAAAACTCAATAAGAAATTGAAATTTATCGGCAATATCTGCCAAAGCTGTCTCGTCGCCATTCCGGTATCGATGATTGGCGTCAACCAGAGCCTCGGTTGTCTGTCGCCCCAATACGTGTTCTTCGATCAGTTCATTCATGACTTGCCGATCCTCGGCGGACAATGGTTTCTTATTCATTTCCCGGAAAAGAATGTCTTCCTCCTTCCCGTGATGCGTCCGATCGGCGTACACCCGGATAAAATCAACCGCAACATCCACGAATACCGGATCTATCTTGTGTTTCGATTCGATTTTCGAGAGAACATCCTTGATGACCGAGAGCATTCGTTCAATAAGACGATGCTCGATCATGAGCGGACCACGTGCCTGCATGTTTCATTCCTCCTGTTTTTGTATTCCCGAACGGTGGGTTCAGCGAGCCGGACACCGAGACAATCAACGTGAGCTGTCCCTATGATGCCGAACACCATTTTGACCAATCCGGCGCATTTCCGCCAGAATTTGGTTACGCCCCATCATCCGAACTGTCCCATAGAATTCAGCCTCTTCCTGACAAATGACCCGTCGTAACCGGCGCCTGGGTGGCGCCGCCCCCGTTGCTCGTAGACCGACCCGATGATGTCCCCTGCGATTGCCCCAATCATGCTTTTTGTCTCCTCGCTCGAACACTTTACCCTGATCTAACGATTTTTGAACGCTTTTCGTCAATTTTGCTACCAAAAAATTTCAGCATGCCAAAATTTCAATCTCTCAAAACAAGAAAGCTCCGCCATCTCGCAGATAGGGAGCTTCATCAAAATGAATGCGTAGCAGATCGTCGAATCTGTGAAAGACTTCCGCAATAAGTCCAAAAAGGGCTGCGGTCCTCGGCCATGCCCGAACCGCAGAGCGAGCGTACCCTCTGCCCCGGGGTACCTCTCCCTCAGCCCTAATTCACTCTGAAATGAAGAGCTCTGACCCCGTGATACGCAGGGGCACTCCCGTATGTCATGCCGACCAAATAATCTCCAACCCAGACAGCCGACGGGAAGGAAAGTATATACAGGGACAAGGTTGCAGATGGCGCGTGCGGGTCGTCTATGCTCAGGACATAGATTTGATTGCGGCTGTAATCGTGCACCAGGAGAATCGCCTGCT harbors:
- a CDS encoding hemerythrin domain-containing protein, which codes for MQARGPLMIEHRLIERMLSVIKDVLSKIESKHKIDPVFVDVAVDFIRVYADRTHHGKEEDILFREMNKKPLSAEDRQVMNELIEEHVLGRQTTEALVDANHRYRNGDETALADIADKFQFLIEFYPKHIEKEDKVFFPSSRAYFTDEEDQAMLAEFLAFDQKMIHEKYSSLVEGLEMRE